A genomic region of Vicia villosa cultivar HV-30 ecotype Madison, WI unplaced genomic scaffold, Vvil1.0 ctg.002512F_1_1, whole genome shotgun sequence contains the following coding sequences:
- the LOC131639043 gene encoding LEAF RUST 10 DISEASE-RESISTANCE LOCUS RECEPTOR-LIKE PROTEIN KINASE-like 1.3 translates to MEMMSQNFYILHINQSSQVLRIARDDLWGFLLGNAFSCPKHYTNVEIDSHFIHYTSNNEMYTILYECGPLPNSFFTPSFQISFEVIGCYMEGKFHSTYVVSSSKLTDFNAVNCKNSITVPGKKNSLPNKSCVMEGILVQGFEVRWNGVGEDRCDACTKYGGRCGYKKVENAFICLSKRSATSKGKLPDGREVAVKRLFEYGVNKEQQFLNEITILARTDHPNLILVYGCTSLKSRRALVVYEYVPNGFLSDHLQGGKATPNKLPWNIRMRTTMETAGALNHLHASDIIHRDIKTSNILLDAEYHVKAADFGLSRHM, encoded by the exons ATGGAAATGATGTCTCAAAATTTTTACATCCTTCATATAAATCAATCCTCTCAAGTTTTGAGGATTGCTAGAGACGATTTATGGGGTTTTCTTCTTGGAAATGCGTTTTCTTGTCCCAAACATTATACTAATGTGGAAATAGATTCTCATTTCATCCATTACACATCCAACAATGAGATGTATACGATATTGTATGAGTGTGGTCCTCTTCCAAATTCATTCTTTACTCCCTCGTTTCaaatttcttttgaagtaatcggTTGTTATATGGAGGGAAAATTTCATAGTACATACGTAGTATCAAGTTCTAAATTGACTGATTTCAATGCGGTGAACTGCAAGAATAGTATCACAGTTCCTGGAAAAAAGAATTCTTTGCCAAACAAATCATGTGTTATGGAGGGTATTTTAGTCCAAGGATTTGAGGTGAGATGGAATGGTGTTGGGGAAGACAGGTGTGATGCTTGTACAAAATATGGAGGGAGATGTGGATACAAAAAAGTAGAAAATGCATTTATTTGTCTCTCGAAGAGATCTGCCACATCAAAAG GAAAACTTCCAGATGGGCGTGAAGTGGCAGTGAAAAGGCTTTTTGAATACGGCGTCAATAAAGAACAACAATTTCTTAACGAAATAACTATACTAGCAAGAACTGATCATCCCAATCTCATCTTGGTATATGGTTGCACATCACTCAAAAGTCGTCGAGCTTTGGTTGTCTACGAGTATGTTCCTAATGGATTTTTGAGTGATCATCTTCAAGGTGGCAAAGCAACACCTAATAAACTTCCTTGGAACATTAGGATGAGGACTACCATGGAGACAGCAGGTGCATTGAACCATCTTCATGCTTCTGATATCATTCATAGGGATATTAAAACGAGTAATATTCTCTTAGATGCCGAATACCATGTTAAAGCAGCTGATTTTGGACTTTCGCGCCATATGTAG
- the LOC131639044 gene encoding LEAF RUST 10 DISEASE-RESISTANCE LOCUS RECEPTOR-LIKE PROTEIN KINASE-like 1.1 translates to MAAMIVGNLECKKLRKLPNGREVVVKRLFEYGVNKEQQFLNEINILARTDHPNIILVYGCTSLKSRRALVVYEYVPNGFLSDHLQGDKATPNKLPWNIRMRITMETAGALNHLHASDIIHRDIKTSNILLDAEYHVKVADFGLSRHFPNDQSRVLTIPQGTYVDPEYNRTNALTYKSDMFCFGVVLIELITSLRAYDHNRKDDVSICMTWLLTELKIKLCMILWIIPSVLI, encoded by the exons ATGGCTGCAATGATTGTGGGAAACCTTGAATGCAAGAAATTGA GAAAACTTCCAAATGGGCGTGAAGTGGTAGTGAAAAGGCTTTTTGAATACGGCGTTAATAAAGAACAACAATTTCTTAACGAAATAAATATACTAGCAAGAACTGATCATCCCAATATCATCTTGGTATATGGTTGCACATCACTCAAAAGTCGTCGAGCTTTGGTTGTCTACGAGTATGTTCCTAATGGATTTTTGAGTGATCATCTTCAAGGTGACAAAGCAACACCTAATAAACTTCCTTGGAACATTAGGATGAGGATTACCATGGAGACAGCAGGTGCATTGAACCATCTTCATGCTTCTGATATCATTCATAGGGATATTAAAACGAGTAATATTCTCTTAGATGCCGAATACCATGTTAAAGTAGCTGATTTTGGACTTTCGCGCCATTTTCCTAATGATCAAAGTCGTGTTTTAACAATTCCACAAGGGACATATGTAGATCCCGAGTACAATCGAACTAATGCACTTACTTATAAAAGTGATATGTTCTGTTTTGGAGTGGTGTTGATTGAGCTTATAACATCTTTGCGTGCTTATGATCACAACAGAAAGGATGATGTGTCAATCTGTATGACATGGCTATTAACAGAACTCAAAATCAAACTTTGCATGATATTGTGGATCATACCCTCGGTTTTGATATAA
- the LOC131639045 gene encoding uncharacterized protein LOC131639045: MERLAKLYIERVVYLHGIPSSIVSDRDLRYGAKPNEPVNDVKTITVAVDVRPQLTNDMTFVCHEHLLDWVRNEASKLGFGIVILRSNNGSSRRKAFVVLNCERGGKYVRTNRVLKYDDTGSRKCACLFKLHATRRIDGMWHFSVICGVHNHALDTNLHGHPSACRLSSEEKDVISKLWTIKVAPRNILANLKRKTPDSVSNIKQVYNERYNLKVRKMGPR, encoded by the exons ATGGAGAGGCTTGCGAAGCTATACATCGAGAGGGTTGTTtatttgcatggtattccgtcgagtattgtttcggatagagatctgaG gtatggtgctaAGCCTAATGAGCCGGTTAACGATGTTAAAACCATTACCGTTGCGGTGGATGTTCGACCACAATTAACAAATGATATGACTTTCGTGTGTCATGAACATTTGCTAGATTGGGTCCGAaatgaagctagtaaacttggatttggcattGTGATATTAAGGTCCAACAATGGAAGTAGTAGAAGGAAAGCTTTTGTTGTGTTGAATTGCGAGAGGGGTGGGAAGTATGTACGAACAAACCGGGTGTTAAAATACgatgacacgggatcgagaaagtgcgcgTGTCTGTTTAAGTTGCATGCAACTCGTAGGATTGATGGAATGTGGCATTTTAGCGTCATatgtggagttcataatcatgcATTGGATACTAATCTACATGGGCATCCAAGTGCGTGTCGGTTGTCTAGTGAAGAGAAGGATGTTATTTCAAAATTATGGACAATCAAAGTTGCACCGAGAAACATCCTTGCGAATTTGAAGCGAAAAACACCAgatagtgtttcaaatatcaagcaagtatacaatgAACGGTACAATCTTAAAGTTAGGAAAATGGGGCCGAGGTAG